One genomic segment of Clostridium estertheticum subsp. estertheticum includes these proteins:
- a CDS encoding PilW family protein translates to MIKKGFTLVEITIVMALVFLMLGVVDGIFISYVKTYKSSVVQNNGFNYLSEAIAIIEKEVNYLAKDVITEENVIKISNTNGNDIKYIKCINGNLYVLYGTMYKLPNDSSSKALIVDNVKEFVAVKSGKNIYIKIIWYNGQNVERCLVLENAN, encoded by the coding sequence ATGATTAAAAAAGGATTTACACTTGTAGAAATAACAATTGTTATGGCTTTGGTATTTTTAATGCTTGGAGTAGTAGATGGTATATTTATCTCTTATGTAAAAACTTATAAAAGCAGTGTAGTACAAAATAATGGGTTTAATTATTTAAGTGAAGCAATAGCCATAATAGAAAAAGAGGTGAATTATCTGGCAAAAGATGTAATAACTGAGGAAAATGTTATCAAAATTAGTAATACAAATGGAAATGATATAAAGTATATAAAGTGTATAAATGGTAATCTATATGTTTTGTATGGCACAATGTATAAATTGCCTAATGATAGTTCTAGTAAGGCCTTAATTGTAGATAATGTGAAAGAATTTGTTGCTGTAAAATCCGGGAAAAATATTTATATTAAAATAATTTGGTATAATGGCCAAAATGTTGAGAGGTGTTTGGTTCTAGAAAATGCAAACTAA
- a CDS encoding type II secretion system protein — translation MSKSLSKKGFTLIEVLCSLGVFSIIFICMMSFDKASINMKKDIKNINNDVLIMEAIKNNIIYSMTFKELEQLETSKNFFVDKENMNFNKIKTNVMQVFSDHTSTQNPYIELSLIKDELNVYKLKLLLHSGKTNKREEIQCNFYKGCHE, via the coding sequence ATGTCAAAATCATTAAGTAAAAAGGGATTTACATTAATTGAGGTATTATGCAGCCTTGGTGTATTTTCCATCATTTTCATTTGTATGATGTCATTTGATAAAGCTTCCATTAACATGAAAAAAGATATTAAAAATATAAATAACGATGTGCTAATAATGGAAGCTATAAAAAACAATATTATATACTCAATGACTTTCAAGGAATTAGAACAGTTAGAAACAAGTAAAAATTTCTTTGTGGATAAAGAAAATATGAATTTCAACAAAATTAAAACTAATGTTATGCAGGTGTTTTCGGATCATACTTCCACCCAGAATCCATATATAGAGTTAAGTTTAATAAAAGATGAATTAAATGTTTATAAATTGAAGCTTTTGTTGCATTCTGGAAAAACGAACAAGAGAGAAGAGATACAGTGCAATTTTTATAAAGGGTGTCATGAATGA
- a CDS encoding type II secretion system protein: protein MRRGFTLIEMILVLSIMGIIGGTSVVSVRYYNTIKNKVDADYSCNAIVSFINNSKMYCRENSCSGIITFDVLRNEIKLHDGTTEINKLSLSNKIKLYEVIGRRSDNDIVSDDKGYSNDSCTIILKDNNLIEHRITMRVGTAYVKIIK from the coding sequence ATGCGTAGAGGGTTCACATTAATTGAGATGATTTTAGTATTGTCTATTATGGGTATAATTGGTGGAACTAGCGTTGTGTCTGTTAGATATTACAACACAATAAAAAACAAAGTGGATGCAGATTATTCTTGCAATGCTATAGTAAGTTTTATTAATAATTCGAAAATGTATTGTAGAGAGAATTCTTGCAGTGGAATTATAACTTTTGATGTACTAAGGAATGAAATAAAGTTGCACGATGGTACGACAGAGATTAACAAATTATCATTATCTAATAAAATAAAATTATATGAGGTTATAGGGAGGAGAAGTGATAATGATATTGTAAGTGATGACAAGGGTTATAGTAATGACTCATGTACAATAATTTTAAAAGATAACAATTTGATAGAACATAGAATAACAATGAGAGTAGGTACAGCATATGTCAAAATCATTAAGTAA
- a CDS encoding type II secretion system F family protein, giving the protein MRYKYVAKTSNGVLIKGSTQSDSIEELALRLREKKVYLMKIRSVKNIGEISSKPSLKTISMFCKQFSLCIKAGISICDILNLLNEQMTHKSIKKSLIDICENVKKGNSLHESMKKTINVYPRFMINMIYLGEESGRLDIILEELAEYYEKEHKLLKRFTNSMIYPSIVFITLMIVSMFLMIKVIPVFITNLNSLDAEIPLITQIVLGTSSFLQHNLLLILLVISSVGFILLEYFKTERGKIIFYKFLFMCPILGPVYRRIIYTRFSRGLNILLSSGVGLIRAFEIINDVIGDRYFKLKLKIVFNGIEKGEDLSSSINAMNLFPQFFIAMIKIGEETGTLDGMFLTAADIFYEDAQENVDKATVLLEPILIIFLGLMIGIIILAAMLPMLNVMDSAGKL; this is encoded by the coding sequence ATGAGATATAAATATGTTGCTAAAACATCAAATGGAGTTTTAATAAAGGGAAGTACGCAAAGTGATAGTATTGAAGAATTAGCTTTAAGATTACGTGAAAAAAAAGTATATTTAATGAAAATTAGAAGTGTAAAAAATATAGGTGAAATTTCGAGTAAACCTAGTTTGAAAACAATATCAATGTTTTGCAAACAATTTTCTTTATGTATTAAAGCTGGTATTTCAATATGTGACATTCTTAATTTGCTTAATGAGCAAATGACGCATAAGTCAATAAAAAAGAGTCTAATTGATATTTGCGAAAATGTAAAAAAGGGTAATTCACTCCATGAAAGTATGAAAAAAACTATAAATGTATATCCTAGATTTATGATAAATATGATTTATTTGGGTGAGGAGAGCGGTAGGCTCGATATAATTTTAGAAGAATTAGCTGAGTACTATGAAAAAGAGCATAAGTTGTTAAAAAGATTTACTAACTCTATGATTTACCCATCTATAGTATTCATAACATTAATGATTGTGTCCATGTTTTTGATGATAAAGGTAATTCCAGTATTTATTACAAATCTTAATTCTCTTGATGCAGAAATCCCACTAATAACACAAATAGTTCTAGGAACAAGTAGTTTTCTTCAGCACAATTTATTATTGATTTTACTTGTAATTTCAAGTGTAGGTTTTATTTTATTAGAATATTTTAAGACTGAAAGAGGAAAGATTATTTTTTATAAATTTCTATTTATGTGCCCAATATTAGGACCGGTTTATAGGAGAATTATATACACAAGGTTTTCTAGAGGACTTAATATACTGCTAAGTAGTGGAGTTGGGTTAATTAGAGCATTTGAAATAATTAATGATGTTATAGGTGATAGGTATTTTAAGCTAAAACTTAAAATAGTTTTTAATGGTATAGAAAAAGGGGAAGACTTATCAAGTTCAATAAATGCAATGAATTTATTTCCACAATTTTTTATTGCTATGATAAAAATTGGTGAGGAAACTGGCACTTTAGATGGAATGTTTTTAACTGCCGCAGATATCTTTTATGAGGATGCTCAGGAAAATGTAGATAAGGCTACAGTATTACTAGAACCAATTTTAATAATATTTTTGGGACTTATGATTGGAATAATCATATTAGCAGCTATGCTTCCGATGCTAAATGTTATGGACTCTGCAGGTAAGTTGTAA
- a CDS encoding GspE/PulE family protein: MYIILIQISSILRQDPDLIMIGEIRDEETAKIAVRASITGHLVLSTLHTNGAMATISRLIDMGIPSYLVADSLVVVLAQRLVRKLCPYCKAEYKVMNEEFEHLGFKRGEKTYSAVGCNKCCETGYKGRTVIYELLEMDSNHRSIIVRNGISDELWKYCNENKSSSLKDSCKTLVLNGITSIEEFISATYSYNFK; the protein is encoded by the coding sequence TTGTATATAATATTGATTCAGATAAGTAGCATTCTAAGGCAGGACCCTGACCTAATAATGATTGGGGAGATAAGAGATGAGGAGACAGCGAAAATAGCGGTTAGGGCTTCAATAACTGGACATCTAGTATTGTCGACACTTCATACAAATGGAGCGATGGCGACCATATCAAGGTTAATAGACATGGGTATTCCATCATATTTAGTTGCGGATTCATTAGTTGTAGTATTAGCTCAGAGGTTAGTGAGAAAGCTATGTCCTTATTGTAAGGCGGAATATAAAGTTATGAATGAGGAATTTGAACATTTAGGATTTAAAAGAGGTGAGAAAACATATAGTGCAGTAGGGTGCAATAAGTGTTGTGAAACTGGATATAAAGGGAGAACTGTAATATATGAGTTGCTAGAAATGGATAGTAATCATAGATCAATTATAGTAAGAAATGGGATAAGCGATGAGCTTTGGAAATATTGTAATGAAAATAAGTCGAGTTCACTTAAGGATAGTTGTAAAACTTTAGTGCTTAATGGGATAACATCAATAGAAGAATTTATAAGTGCTACTTATAGCTATAATTTTAAATAA
- a CDS encoding ParM/StbA family protein, giving the protein MNKVAQHTIIDVGNYFIKYIGGNMGSFSAKYTTDYQSYPDSFQRVEIDEFTTYLTIGEFSKEYDKTNKENFIPQLMYAICKANSGDVIKTNLCLMLPIMQMASKQKLIDIVSKNKHTKLKFNGVDKEIFIEDTLILPEGYSSYFSLSKEQKMGDICIIDCGSRTINLSILENGKVVKLQTIKLGSYDLYTKIKNIENKDYSEEDIQRLIDNKIITVEEKEYTLFLSNILNSIKPYANLNTYKVYWTGGTSLMLKEYIKQLSLKASFVLNNASTSNVDGASEACKKVWSNGNKQE; this is encoded by the coding sequence ATGAATAAAGTAGCACAACATACAATTATAGACGTTGGTAATTATTTTATAAAGTATATAGGTGGAAATATGGGCAGTTTTAGTGCTAAATATACTACGGACTACCAAAGTTATCCTGATAGCTTTCAAAGGGTTGAGATAGATGAATTTACCACATATTTAACCATTGGAGAGTTTAGCAAAGAATATGACAAAACTAACAAAGAAAACTTTATACCACAACTCATGTATGCTATATGCAAAGCTAATAGTGGTGACGTTATAAAAACTAATTTATGTTTAATGTTGCCTATAATGCAGATGGCTAGTAAACAAAAGTTAATAGATATAGTAAGCAAAAATAAGCATACAAAATTAAAGTTTAATGGTGTAGATAAGGAGATTTTTATAGAAGACACATTAATATTACCTGAAGGTTATAGTAGCTATTTTAGCCTTAGTAAGGAGCAGAAGATGGGTGATATTTGCATAATAGATTGTGGTAGCAGAACAATAAATTTATCTATCCTTGAAAATGGGAAAGTAGTTAAGCTCCAAACAATTAAACTAGGAAGCTATGATCTATATACTAAAATTAAAAATATAGAGAATAAGGATTATAGCGAAGAGGACATACAAAGACTTATAGATAATAAGATAATCACGGTAGAAGAAAAGGAGTACACTTTATTTTTAAGTAATATATTAAACTCTATAAAGCCTTATGCCAATCTTAATACCTATAAAGTTTACTGGACTGGAGGTACAAGCTTAATGTTAAAGGAGTATATAAAGCAATTATCTTTAAAGGCGAGTTTTGTATTGAATAATGCAAGCACAAGTAATGTAGATGGAGCATCAGAGGCGTGTAAGAAGGTGTGGAGCAATGGCAATAAGCAAGAATAG
- a CDS encoding ribbon-helix-helix domain-containing protein → MKTKKDTLVNRERYSSTFDKDLLRQFKDLSNETSIPASKLFDKALVLLLKEYGKR, encoded by the coding sequence ATGAAAACTAAAAAAGATACTTTAGTTAATAGAGAAAGATACTCTAGCACATTTGATAAAGACTTATTAAGGCAATTTAAAGATTTGTCAAACGAAACTTCAATACCCGCTTCAAAACTATTCGATAAAGCATTGGTCTTATTATTAAAAGAATATGGCAAAAGGTAA
- a CDS encoding DUF3006 domain-containing protein: MKVVIDRFEGSYAVCEKEDRTMTDISKDNIPPGAKEGDVLNVNNNIITIDIEETEKRKREIEKLTEDLWE, encoded by the coding sequence ATGAAGGTAGTTATAGATAGATTCGAAGGATCTTACGCAGTTTGTGAAAAAGAAGATAGAACTATGACGGATATATCTAAAGATAACATTCCTCCTGGGGCTAAAGAAGGTGACGTACTTAATGTCAATAATAATATAATTACTATTGATATAGAGGAAACTGAAAAAAGAAAAAGAGAAATTGAAAAATTAACTGAAGATTTATGGGAATAG
- a CDS encoding ComEC/Rec2 family competence protein produces the protein MEIKSMNKSYKKGWTWLIAIAMVVSMATGCSTNEAKVKTDAKVAAVNTTKTETSKVAVSGELKVHYINVGQADSILIQQGSSSMLIDAGNNADSQTVKKYITDQGITNLDFLVGTHPHEDHIGGLDYVINSFKIGKIYMPKATSTTKTFTDVVNAIKSKGMKVSAPTPGESFKLGEATCTILAPNGSGYKDTNNDSIVIKVTFGGNSFLFTGDAEDVSENEMLAKGYDLKADVLKVGHHGSNSSTTQKFLDAVNPKYAVISVGKGNDYGHPVQSTMDKFKNKNISVYRTDENGTVIATSNGKDISFNVKPGSYNGAKEKVAAKTTTTTKSSNMNSVKAATPKVAAPKVTQEVAPKQSNSGTMVWLSATGSKYHSINNCGKMNPNNATQVTLEEAKKSYSPCSKCGPPQ, from the coding sequence TTGGAAATTAAATCTATGAATAAATCTTATAAAAAGGGGTGGACTTGGCTAATTGCTATTGCAATGGTTGTAAGTATGGCTACTGGGTGCAGTACGAATGAGGCAAAAGTAAAAACTGATGCTAAAGTTGCAGCTGTAAATACTACTAAAACCGAAACATCTAAAGTAGCAGTCTCTGGTGAACTAAAAGTACACTATATTAATGTAGGACAAGCAGATAGCATTTTAATACAACAAGGTTCAAGCTCTATGTTAATAGATGCTGGTAACAATGCCGATTCACAAACAGTTAAAAAATACATAACTGATCAAGGGATTACTAATTTAGATTTTTTAGTAGGAACACATCCGCATGAAGATCATATTGGCGGACTTGATTATGTAATAAATAGCTTTAAAATAGGCAAAATCTACATGCCAAAAGCTACTTCTACTACTAAAACTTTTACAGATGTAGTTAATGCTATTAAGAGTAAGGGTATGAAAGTTTCAGCACCGACTCCAGGAGAAAGTTTTAAACTAGGTGAAGCTACATGCACCATATTAGCTCCTAATGGAAGTGGATATAAAGACACTAATAATGATTCTATAGTTATTAAAGTGACGTTTGGAGGTAATTCATTCTTATTTACTGGAGATGCAGAAGACGTATCAGAAAATGAGATGTTAGCAAAAGGTTACGATCTTAAGGCAGATGTGTTAAAAGTTGGCCATCATGGAAGTAATTCTTCTACTACACAAAAATTCTTAGATGCCGTCAATCCTAAGTATGCAGTAATAAGTGTTGGAAAAGGAAATGATTATGGTCATCCTGTACAATCAACAATGGATAAATTTAAAAATAAAAATATATCGGTTTACAGAACAGATGAAAATGGTACTGTTATTGCTACATCAAATGGTAAAGATATTAGTTTCAATGTAAAACCAGGCAGCTATAATGGTGCTAAAGAAAAGGTAGCTGCTAAGACAACTACCACTACCAAAAGTTCAAATATGAATAGTGTTAAAGCAGCTACACCAAAAGTAGCCGCACCTAAAGTAACTCAAGAGGTAGCTCCAAAACAAAGCAATAGCGGCACAATGGTTTGGTTATCTGCAACAGGGAGTAAATATCACTCAATAAATAATTGTGGTAAGATGAACCCTAACAATGCTACACAAGTTACTTTAGAAGAAGCTAAAAAAAGTTATAGTCCATGTAGTAAATGTGGACCACCACAATAG
- a CDS encoding type II toxin-antitoxin system VapC family toxin, which translates to MCIIIDTNVFASVFNCSSAEHEDFKPVLDWITKGSGKAVIGGNTYRTELKKAKRYLKLFTLLASCNKIIHVDDAEVDQIEINLKKQLVHRDFDDPHLIALTIVSKTKLICSGDARAYKYIKDPNLYPKCFNRPKIYKGKENKNLLIDENIPDKYKPVNKLNKARYDSLSTNFSNII; encoded by the coding sequence ATGTGTATAATAATTGACACAAACGTATTTGCATCAGTATTTAATTGTTCATCGGCAGAACATGAAGATTTTAAACCAGTATTAGATTGGATAACGAAAGGTAGCGGGAAAGCGGTTATTGGTGGAAATACATATAGGACTGAATTGAAAAAAGCAAAAAGGTATTTGAAGTTATTTACGCTTTTGGCCTCTTGTAACAAAATTATACATGTGGATGACGCAGAAGTAGATCAGATAGAAATAAATTTAAAAAAGCAATTGGTACATAGGGATTTTGATGATCCTCATTTAATAGCATTAACTATAGTTTCAAAGACTAAGCTTATATGCTCAGGTGACGCAAGAGCATATAAGTATATAAAGGATCCGAATCTTTATCCTAAATGCTTTAACAGACCTAAGATATATAAAGGTAAAGAAAATAAAAATTTACTGATTGATGAAAATATTCCTGATAAATACAAACCTGTAAACAAACTAAATAAAGCTAGGTATGATTCGCTAAGTACTAATTTTAGTAATATAATTTAA